The Eleginops maclovinus isolate JMC-PN-2008 ecotype Puerto Natales chromosome 3, JC_Emac_rtc_rv5, whole genome shotgun sequence genome includes a region encoding these proteins:
- the si:dkeyp-77h1.4 gene encoding protein piccolo: MAAVCVIALSVLLTTALSAPVKVVEDFKTLFYGEDCHISLPSLKVEVTFRNRSSPRSGEVTLMTNGNVVSSRAKLNSHLSHLVIDNVGEGDEGVYTVKTLVAQEDIQRTTLIVRDCSNELIIKYGENYNIPLSGVTPPITLEYRPSAVEANQTSRPALMLLTSTGMSRDGYQGRISVNERHATLSAVTGADEGSYTVRDAEGAIQRKVCLNVKEHQNFVKLQHGKTLKINLILNSSLVQLYYTPDYDHIHHLLLDKAEFTSAQTELGFDDRLSIDGSWVYLDQVKASDVGQFTVTDILGFTVSTTHLGLQPYRLESLYVAIIALLGLLAFLLLVCLLSCLIKVKKRAQRGAALEKIAQKSGEDEGEAFRQVVKNITKLSEESKHSQADNTEKSQSTEVDIKGLEVSSKEVGIGNLDTSDSGVGFNTALPLDTDTDAADQNLDSVAVSVSETQPSPPPAAAAAAAAAAAVAESKPSTPPAIEIKSSPVAETKAPPTPEPTKTPEPTKTPEPMRTPDPPVEVKLDVPKPADVKLSPASTPEPKASLSPADPKPAPTPSPEPKSPAPKAPSPTPESKALTPTPESKALTPTPESKALTPTPESKALTPTPESKALTPTPEPSKPTTPEPITNGTPEPDSKPSPDHVDIIEAPKPPKTPEVEPKSTGPATEASKDGAAAEDQTTTTT, translated from the exons ATGGCGGCAGTCTGTGTGATCGCATTAAGCGTCCTGCTCACCACAG CTCTTTCTGCCCCAGTAAAAG TGGTAGAGGACTTCAAGACCCTGTTCTACGGGGAGGACTGCCACATCTCGCTGCCCTCTCTAAAAGTGGAGGTCACGTTTAGGAACCGCTCGTCTCCGAGGTCTGGGGAAGTGACCCTGATGACAAATGGCAATGTGGTCAGCAGTCGGGCCAAACTCAACAGCCACCTCAGCCACCTGGTGATAGACAACGTCGGAGAGGGAGACGAGGGCGTGTACACCGTGAAGACCCTGGTGGCGCAGGAGGACATCCAACGCACTACGCTCATTGTCCGAG ATTGCTCCAACGAGCTGATCATTAAATATGGAGAAAACTACAATATTCCTCTGTCGGGGGTGACTCCTCCCATCACCCTGGAGTACAGGCCCAGTGCTGTGGAGGCCAACCAGACATCCAG acctgCTCTGATGCTGCTGACTAGCACAGGGATGTCCAGGGACGGATACCAGGGGCGAATCAGCGTCAACGAGCGCCACGCCACGCTCAGCGCTGTCACCGGTGCAGACGAAGGCAGCTACACTGTCAGGGATGCTGAAGGTGCTATCCAAAGGAAAGTGTGTCTCAATGTCAAAG AGCATCAGAACTTTGTGAAACTGCAACACGGTAAAACTCTGAAGATCAACCTGATACTCAACAGCTCCTTGGTGCAACTCTACTACACCCCCGACTACGACCACATCCACCATCTGCTGCTCGACAAGGCAGAATTTACAAGT GCCCAAACAGAGCTGGGTTTTGATGACCGTCTCTCTATCGATGGTTCCTGGGTATATCTGGATCAGGTGAAGGCTTCTGATGTGGGCCAGTTCACAGTGACAGACATACTGGGCTTCACTGTGTCCACCACCCACCTGGGACTACAAC CCTACAGGCTGGAGTCGCTGTATGTGGCCATCATTGCCCTGTTGGGCCTGTTGGCTTTCCTTCTGCTGGTGTGTCTGCTGTCCTGCCTGATCAAAGTGAAGAAGAGGGCGCAGAGGGGAGCGGCCCTGGAGAAGATCGCCCAGAAATCAGGGGAGGACGAGGGAGAGGCCTTCAGACAG GTGGTCAAGAACATCACTAAACTCAGTGAGGAGTCAAAGCACTCCCAGGCCGACAACACAGAGAAATCCCAGAGCACTGAGGTGGATATCAAA GGTCTGGAGGTTTCCTCTAAAGAGGTCGGGATCGGTAACCTCGACACCAGTGACTCTGGCGTCGGCTTTAACACCGCCCTCCCTCTGGACACTGACACTGACGCCGCCGATCAAAACCTCGACTCTGTGGCTGTAAGCGTCTCTGAAACCCAACCAAGCCCACCGCccgctgctgccgctgctgctgctgccgctgctgctgttgcCGAGTCCAAGCCGAGCACTCCTCCTGctatagaaataaaatcaaGTCCAGTGGCTGAAACTAAAGCCCCCCCTACACCCGAGCCAACGAAAACCCCCGAGCCCACGAAAACCCCCGAGCCCATGAGAACCCCGGATCCACCAGTGGAGGTAAAGCTAGACGTGCCCAAACCTGCAGATGTTAAACTCAGCCCGGCCTCGACCCCCGAGCCCAAGGCTAGTCTGAGTCCAGCTGATCCAAAGCCTGCACCCACCCCTAGCCCAGAGCCTAAATCACCTGCTCCGAAAGCCCCCTCTCCAACCCCTGAGAGTAAAGCCCTGACTCCAACCCCTGAGAGTAAAGCCCTGACTCCCACCCCTGAGAGTAAAGCCCTGACTCCCACCCCTGAGAGTAAAGCCCTGACTCCAACCCCTGAGAGTAAAGCCCTGACTCCCACCCCTGAGCCATCTAAGCCCACCACACCAGAACCCATCACCAACGGTACGCCCGAGCCAGACTCCAAACCCAGCCCGGATCACGTCGATATCATCGAGGCTCCAAAACCCCCGAAAACCCCGGAAGTGGAGCCGAAATCTACCGGTCCCGCAACGGAGGCCAGCAAAGACGGCGCCGCGGCTGAGGATcaaaccaccaccaccacctga
- the si:ch73-54f23.4 gene encoding zinc-binding protein A33 isoform X1: protein MNQKHNKGTNNNCSKSLLCDQKEKLIQAIKRIKREVDECRDAERVTYIEASGVENCFDVLEREIRSEFQNLHRFLDEEECMDLERLQRERQKQVKQLKEREKKIAAQARDLETAISVLNKKLTEEDHPKLLKEIQDLIKRSQVSFIPPAEVDTEVRFGQFVGPIQYRIWKHMKSCLYPNITSMTFDPDTAHPNLSLSKSCTSVWFEEDKDTKDCQPNPQRFHYYFSVFGHQSFTTGRHYWEVEVGRKTAWRLGVARADISRGEMDATGTSSGIWTLAMKGGAVVACTDPEPTKVNVSLRLVRIGLFLDCEKEEVSFYNAVTMAPIYTFSMGNVDVALFPFFNPCDADEGRNLAAIKIFNPSL from the exons ATGAACCAAAAGCACAACAAAGGCACCAACAACAACTGCAGTAAAAGTCTTCTCTGTGATCAAAAG gaaAAGCTTATCCAGGCTATAAAAAGAATCAAGCGCGAGGTTGATGAATGCAGGGACGCAGAGAGGGTGACATACATAGAGGCATCGGGAGTAGAG AACTGTTTTGATGTCCTCGAACGAGAAATCAGATCCGAGTTTCAGAACCTCCATCGTTTCCTGGACGAGGAGGAATGCATGGATCTGGAGCGTCttcagagggagagacagaaacaagtgaagcagctgaaggagagggagaagaaaataGCAGCGCAAGCGAGAGACCTGGAGACAGCGATCTCTGTGCTCAACAAAAAACTGACCGAGGAGGACCATCCGAAACTGCTCAAA GAAATTCAAGATCTCATAAAAAG GTCTCAGGTCAGCTTCATTCCTCCAGCGGAGGTGGACACTGAGGTGCGCTTCGGCCAGTTTGTGGGGCCCATACAGTACCGGATATGGAAGCACATGAAAAGCTGCCTCTACCCAA ATATCACATCAATGACCTTTGACCCGGACACAGCCCACCCTAATCTGTCCCTGTCCAAGTCGTGCACCTCAGTGTGGTTTGAGGAGGATAAAGACACCAAGGATTGCCAGCCTAACCCACAGCGGTTCCACTATTACTTCTCTGTGTTCGGCCACCAGAGCTTCACCACGGGACGGCACTActgggaggtggaggtgggacGTAAGACAGCGTGGAGGTTGGGCGTGGCGCGAGCTGACATCTCTCGAGGGGAGATGGATGCTACAGGAACCTCCAGCGGCATCTGGACCCTGGCCATGAAGGGCGGAGCTGTCGTCGCCTGCACCGACCCCGAGCCCACCAAGGTCAACGTGTCCCTCCGCCTCGTCCGCATTGGTTTGTTCTTAGACTGTGAAAAGGAGGAGGTGTCTTTCTATAACGCTGTTACCATGGCGCCAATTTACACCTTCTCCATGGGGAACGTCGATGTTGCCCTGTTCCCCTTCTTCAACCCGTGTGACGCAGATGAGGGGAGGAACCTGGCGGCCATTAAGATATTCAACCCTTCCTTATGA
- the si:ch73-54f23.4 gene encoding zinc-binding protein A33 isoform X2, which yields MDLERLQRERQKQVKQLKEREKKIAAQARDLETAISVLNKKLTEEDHPKLLKEIQDLIKRSQVSFIPPAEVDTEVRFGQFVGPIQYRIWKHMKSCLYPNITSMTFDPDTAHPNLSLSKSCTSVWFEEDKDTKDCQPNPQRFHYYFSVFGHQSFTTGRHYWEVEVGRKTAWRLGVARADISRGEMDATGTSSGIWTLAMKGGAVVACTDPEPTKVNVSLRLVRIGLFLDCEKEEVSFYNAVTMAPIYTFSMGNVDVALFPFFNPCDADEGRNLAAIKIFNPSL from the exons ATGGATCTGGAGCGTCttcagagggagagacagaaacaagtgaagcagctgaaggagagggagaagaaaataGCAGCGCAAGCGAGAGACCTGGAGACAGCGATCTCTGTGCTCAACAAAAAACTGACCGAGGAGGACCATCCGAAACTGCTCAAA GAAATTCAAGATCTCATAAAAAG GTCTCAGGTCAGCTTCATTCCTCCAGCGGAGGTGGACACTGAGGTGCGCTTCGGCCAGTTTGTGGGGCCCATACAGTACCGGATATGGAAGCACATGAAAAGCTGCCTCTACCCAA ATATCACATCAATGACCTTTGACCCGGACACAGCCCACCCTAATCTGTCCCTGTCCAAGTCGTGCACCTCAGTGTGGTTTGAGGAGGATAAAGACACCAAGGATTGCCAGCCTAACCCACAGCGGTTCCACTATTACTTCTCTGTGTTCGGCCACCAGAGCTTCACCACGGGACGGCACTActgggaggtggaggtgggacGTAAGACAGCGTGGAGGTTGGGCGTGGCGCGAGCTGACATCTCTCGAGGGGAGATGGATGCTACAGGAACCTCCAGCGGCATCTGGACCCTGGCCATGAAGGGCGGAGCTGTCGTCGCCTGCACCGACCCCGAGCCCACCAAGGTCAACGTGTCCCTCCGCCTCGTCCGCATTGGTTTGTTCTTAGACTGTGAAAAGGAGGAGGTGTCTTTCTATAACGCTGTTACCATGGCGCCAATTTACACCTTCTCCATGGGGAACGTCGATGTTGCCCTGTTCCCCTTCTTCAACCCGTGTGACGCAGATGAGGGGAGGAACCTGGCGGCCATTAAGATATTCAACCCTTCCTTATGA
- the ino80e gene encoding INO80 complex subunit E isoform X1, with product MSHRQNQAREMNGQADVEVDYKRKYKNLKRKLKFLVYEQECFQEELRRSQRKLLKVSRDKSFLLDRLLQYERVDEDSSDSDATVSSENSEGEGPRERERERDVAKKRRSSPGACLPSSSSPHLSLLSRPGVNPLQSSGSGPYLNTMPFPPEYLAPPAERMKKERKTKTPKSKKETTGKVVAPMASNYPSAPAAPPAASSPFSWVPRQMLSGDAAEEEGESDGDSDRGDEDRGEGDEAELVIDIPNE from the exons ATGTCGCACAGACAGAATCAAGCTAGAG AAATGAACGGCCAAGCAGACGTCGAAGTTGACTACAAGCGGAAATACAAAAATCTAAAGCGAAAATTAAAATTCCTTGTTTAT GAACAGGAATGTTTTCAGGAGGAGTTGAGGAGATCACAGAGGAAACTTCTCAAAGTTTCCAGGGACAAAAG CTTCCTTCTGGACAGACTGCTACAGTACGAGAGGGTAGATGAAGACTCCTCAG aTTCAGATGCAACAGTTTCTTCAGAAAACAGTGAAGGAGAAGGCCccagggagagggaaagagaacgAGATGTAGCAAAGAA ACGAAGAAGTAGTCCTGGAGCGTGTCTcccatcttcctcctccccccatcTCTCCCTATTGTCCCGTCCTGGTGTGAATCCCCTGCAGTCCTCAGGCTCTGGACCTTACCTCAACACC ATGCCCTTCCCACCGGAGTATTTGGCTCCTCCAGCTGAACGaatgaagaaagagagaaaaacaaagactcCTAAAAGCAAGAAAGAGACAACGGGGAag GTTGTTGCCCCCATGGCATCCAATTACCCATCAGCCCCTGCGGCCCCCCCAGCAGCCAGCAGCCCCTTCAGCTGGGTTCCCCGACAGATGCTGAGCGGAGATGcagcggaggaggagggagagagtgacGGAGACAGTGACAGAGGAGATGAagacagaggggagggagaCGAGGCTGAACTGGTCATTGACATCCCTAATGAGTGA
- the ino80e gene encoding INO80 complex subunit E isoform X2 has protein sequence MSHRQNQAREMNGQADVEVDYKRKYKNLKRKLKFLVYEQECFQEELRRSQRKLLKVSRDKSFLLDRLLQYERVDEDSSDSDATVSSENSEGEGPRERERERDVAKKRRSSPGACLPSSSSPHLSLLSRPGVNPLQSSGSGPYLNTVVAPMASNYPSAPAAPPAASSPFSWVPRQMLSGDAAEEEGESDGDSDRGDEDRGEGDEAELVIDIPNE, from the exons ATGTCGCACAGACAGAATCAAGCTAGAG AAATGAACGGCCAAGCAGACGTCGAAGTTGACTACAAGCGGAAATACAAAAATCTAAAGCGAAAATTAAAATTCCTTGTTTAT GAACAGGAATGTTTTCAGGAGGAGTTGAGGAGATCACAGAGGAAACTTCTCAAAGTTTCCAGGGACAAAAG CTTCCTTCTGGACAGACTGCTACAGTACGAGAGGGTAGATGAAGACTCCTCAG aTTCAGATGCAACAGTTTCTTCAGAAAACAGTGAAGGAGAAGGCCccagggagagggaaagagaacgAGATGTAGCAAAGAA ACGAAGAAGTAGTCCTGGAGCGTGTCTcccatcttcctcctccccccatcTCTCCCTATTGTCCCGTCCTGGTGTGAATCCCCTGCAGTCCTCAGGCTCTGGACCTTACCTCAACACC GTTGTTGCCCCCATGGCATCCAATTACCCATCAGCCCCTGCGGCCCCCCCAGCAGCCAGCAGCCCCTTCAGCTGGGTTCCCCGACAGATGCTGAGCGGAGATGcagcggaggaggagggagagagtgacGGAGACAGTGACAGAGGAGATGAagacagaggggagggagaCGAGGCTGAACTGGTCATTGACATCCCTAATGAGTGA
- the LOC134861258 gene encoding uncharacterized protein LOC134861258 — protein sequence MLCPAAVSAAAVCVLLALLGPGLSLADEDSSELSLCSGCFYRRTPPQGESAELHSLCHSLPGGQTFASLSKPTCDTAVYTAFHLSSAGTEEGGEHVVTEEDNKKVVVPGLLRGGEGTSVSLTDSPLHLWDATVTTLLQSTITPKCSSSGGELYILTGVGGLGTAKDGDEECQTKPLWSAVCCSVPEGKRGFSFGLITETGEGKRQVSVKELQEILGVAELFAEGCGGAAGEVVDIREGLLSEGLPGNIETLDADLTEEHKGDKESDPNAAGGSTEGEEVVSRANKRVESDSGVNKGQEVGSEGSVEEQRDVTHSRSVRSESPESPVDYGTVEEQDTDTNSSSMVVYVLSTTLSILKAPLRPLFSRVTDFPGQVIYVFQEEFGVLSALPGETYSFFHLLTSDFLSWMGSAGETVIDIGENCFSNTYYVSSSLLGALVDSCYTGVTGVGTLAGDTVGICGDAVDNTWWVTKFFGGRLWEQSEGYVVTVVSEIWGQGKALGGGFGRLVWRSGRGVFDVFRLGGGLVMGVVDILIDAMRMASGKE from the exons ATGCTGTgtcctgctgctgtcagtgcagccgctgtgtgtgtgctgctggcGCTGCTGGGCCCCGGCCTGTCTCTGGCAGATGAGGACTCCTCAGAGCTGAGCCTCTGCAGCGGCTGCTTCTACAGACGGACGCCTCCTCAGGGAGAATCTGCAGAGCTGCACTCGCTCTGCCACAGCCTCCCCGGCGGACAGACGTTCGCCTCGCTGTCCAAACCGACCTGTGACACAGCCGTCTACACAGCCTTCCATCTCAGCAGCGCAGggacagaggaggggggggagcaTGTTGTG ACAGAAGAAGACAACAAAAAAGTAGTAGTACCAGGTCTTCTAAGAGGCGGCGAGGGTACATCTGTCTCACTCACAGACTCCCCCCTTCATCTCTGGGACGCCACAGTCACAACGCTGCTCCAGTCGACAATCACTCCCAAATGCAGCTCTTCAGGCGGAGAGCTCTACATCCTGACAGGGGTGGGAGGTCTAGGGACGGCCAAGGATGGAGACGAGGAGTGTCAGACGAAGCCGCTGTGGTCTGCCGTGTGCTGCTCTGTCCCTGAGGGGAAGAGGGGCTTCAGTTTTGGGTTAATCACAGAGACAGGGGAAGGGAAGAGGCAAGTGAGCGTTAAGGAGCTGCAGGAGATACTGGGAGTGGCAGAGCTGTTCGCAGAGGGAtgtggaggagcagctgggGAGGTTGTTGACATCAGAGAGGGTCTTCTCAGTGAGGGGCTCCCTGGAAACATAGAAACACTGGATGCAGATCTTACTGAGGAACACAAAGGAGACAAAGAGTCAGATCCTAATGCAGCTGGTGGAAGCACTGAAGGAGAGGAGGTTGTTTCAAGGGCAAATAAAAGAGTGGAGTCTGATTCAGGTGTAAATAAGGGACAGGAAGTCGGTTCAGAAGGTAGCGTTGAAGAGCAGCGTGATGTGACACATTCAAGGTCAGTCAGATCAGAGTCTCCAGAGTCCCCAGTCGACTACGGGACTGTGGAAGAACAAGACACTGACACAAACTCCAGCAGCATGGTGGTCTACGTCCTCTCCACCACCTTGTCCATCCTCAAAGCTCCGCTGCGGCCGCTGTTCTCCAGAGTCACAGATTTCCCTGGACAG GTAATATACGTTTTTCAGGAAGAATTTGGGGTGCTGTCCGCCCTGCCTGGAGAAACCTACTCCTTTTTCCATCTCCTGACCTCTGATTTCTTGTCCTGGATGGGCTCAGCTGGAGAAACAGTAATTGATATCGGGGAAAACTGCTTCTCCAACACCTACTACGTCTCCTCCTCCTTGCTGGGGGCCCTGGTGGACAGCTGCTACACAGGGGTAACCGGAGTGGGGACCCTGGCTGGAGACACTGTGGGGATTTGTGGGGATGCTGTGGATAATACTTGGTGGGTGACCAAGTTCTTCGGAGGGCGGCTGTGGGAGCAGAGCGAGGGTTACGTTGTGACGGTGGTGTCGGAGATATGGGGTCAGGGCAAAGCTTTAGGTGGAGGGTTTGGGAGGCTGGTGTGGAGAAGTGGAAGGGGGGTGTTTGATGTGTTTAGGCTGGGAGGGGGGTTAGTGATGGGGGTGGTGGATATACTCATTGATGCGATGAGAATGGCTTCCGGGAAGGAGtag